The Cydia splendana chromosome Z, ilCydSple1.2, whole genome shotgun sequence genome window below encodes:
- the LOC134805127 gene encoding uncharacterized protein LOC134805127, protein MNCVRLLNASHRNIFKLSSIKYATHPLKFMEAQKKWQEKDGVSKRWQLIYKAPMDTQLNYTTTYLTLSTVAAAAGGVYYAAVFDKSTLNEPVVIGTDVVIANSPTECLIYLGAFVAFHVMLKVLLNKYVLRLYQDGDNYIAVFRGHMFNTIFKHKFHLKEFKKLNPTIFVSWGDARFDLGNKHGIILENYFKTPEHFNYLLYKNQRHKPEDDDE, encoded by the coding sequence ATGAACTGTGTGAGATTATTGAACGCGAGCCATAGAAATATATTCAAACTTTCTTCAATCAAATATGCTACCCATCCACTGAAGTTTATGGAAGCACAGAAAAAATGGCAAGAGAAAGATGGTGTATCGAAGCGGTGGCAGTTGATATACAAAGCGCCCATGGATACACAACTAAATTATACTACGACATACCTCACCCTATCGACCGTCGCTGCGGCTGCGGGCGGAGTTTACTATGCTGCAGTGTTCGACAAAAGCACATTGAATGAACCAGTAGTGATAGGAACCGATGTTGTTATAGCCAATAGTCCGACCGAATGCCTTATTTACCTCGGAGCATTTGTTGCCTTTCATGTAATGCTCAAAGTTTTACTCAACAAATATGTTCTGCGACTCTACCAGGACGGAGACAACTACATAGCCGTGTTCAGAGGGCACATGTTTAATACCATCTTCAAACACAAGTTCCATCTAAAGGAATTTAAAAAGCTGAACCCTACTATTTTTGTGTCCTGGGGTGATGCTAGATTTGACCTAGGAAATAAGCATGGAATAATCCTTGAGAACTACTTCAAAACTCCGGAGcactttaattatttattgtacaaaaatcagaGACACAAGCCTGAAGATGATGATGAGTAA